A genome region from Trichosurus vulpecula isolate mTriVul1 chromosome 5, mTriVul1.pri, whole genome shotgun sequence includes the following:
- the CRY1 gene encoding cryptochrome-1 isoform X1, whose translation MGVNAVHWFRKGLRLHDNPALKECIEGADTVRCVYILDPWFAGSSNVGINRWRFLLQCLEDLDANLRKLNSRLFVIRGQPADVFPRLFKEWNIAKLSIEYDSEPFGKERDAAIKKLASEAGVEVIVRISHTLYDLDKIIELNGGQPPLTYKRFQTLISKMEPLATPVDTITPEVMHKCVTPVSDEHDEKYGVPSLEELGFDTDGLPSAVWPGGETEALTRLERHLERKAWVANFERPRMNANSLLASPTGLSPYLRFGCLSCRLFYFKLTDLYKKVKKNSSPPLSLYGQLLWREFFYTAATNNPRFDKMEGNPICVQIPWDRNPEALAKWAEGRTGFPWIDAIMTQLRQEGWIHHLARHAVACFLTRGDLWISWEEGMKVFEELLLDADWSINAGSWMWLSCSSFFQQFFHCYCPVGFGRRTDPNGDYIRRYLPVLRGFPAKYIYDPWNAPESVQKVAKCLIGVNYPKPMVNHAEASRLNIERMKQIYQQLSRYRGLGLLASVPSNPNGNGGLMGYAPGENIPACSSSGGGAPAGVSDGQILQACALPEPPTGASGVQQPGYSQGSGISHYAHEDSQQAYMLKQGRSSLSGGGKRHRQEEEAQSIGPKMQRQSVN comes from the exons ATTTCTGCTACAGTGTCTTGAGGATCTTGATGCCAATCTAAGAAAATTAAATTCTCGTTTGTTTGTAATTCGTGGCCAACCAGCAGATGTGTTTCCTCGACTTTTCAAg GAGTGGAACATCGCTAAGCTTTCTATTGAATATGATTCTGAGCCCTTTGGAAAGGAACGCGATGCAGCTATTAAGAAACTGGCCAGTGAGGCAGGGGTGGAGGTCATCGTACGGATTTCGCACACTCTGTACGACCTCGACAA gatcatagaactgAATGGTGGACAGCCGCCTCTTACGTATAAAAGGTTCCAAACTCTGATCAGCAAAATGGAGCCGTTAGCAACACCGGTGGATACCATAACACCTGAAGTGATGCACAAGTGTGTTACCCCCGTCTCAGATGAACACGATGAGAAGTATGGCGTGCCCTCCCTGGAAGAGCTAG GTTTTGATACAGACGGCTTGCCTTCTGCGGTGTGGCCTGGTGGGGAGACAGAAGCCCTCACACGCTTGGAGAGGCATTTGGAAAGAAAA GCTTGGGTGGCAAACTTTGAAAGACCAAGGATGAACGCAAATTCCCTTCTAGCAAGCCCTACTGGCCTCAGTCCTTACCTGCGCTTTGGCTGTTTGTCATGCCGTCTGTTCTACTTCAAGCTGACAGACCTTTACAAGAAG GTAAAGAAGAACAGCTcgcctcccctctctctttacGGGCAGCTCTTGTGGCGTGAGTTTTTCTACACAGCAGCCACAAACAACCCACGCTTTGATAAAATGGAAGGGAACCCCATCTGCGTTCAGATTCCCTGGGACAGAAACCCCGAGGCGCTAGCCAAGTGGGCTGAAGGCAGGACAGGCTTCCCTTGGATCGATGCTATCATGACCCAGCTGCGTCAGGAGGGCTGGATTCACCATTTGGCCAGACACGCGGTCGCCTGCTTCCTGACTCGAGGGGACCTGTGGATCAGCTGGGAAGAGGGCATGAAG GTTTTCGAAGAGCTGCTGCTCGATGCCGACTGGAGCATCAATGCAGGGAGCTGGATGTGGCTGTCCTGTAGCTCCTTttttcagcagtttttccactgcTATTGTCCCGTCGGTTTCGGTAGGAGAACCGATCCCAATGGAGACTATATCAG ACGCTACCTGCCTGTCCTGAGAGGCTTCCCTGCAAAATATATCTATGATCCCTGGAACGCACCAGAAAGTGTCCAGAAGGTGGCAAAGTGCTTGATCGGCGTGAACTACCCTAAACCGATGGTAAACCATGCCGAGGCCAGCCGTCTGAACATCGAGAGGATGAAGCAGATCTATCAGCAGCTGTCACGATACAGAGGACTGG GCCTTCTTGCTTCTGTGCCCTCCAACCCGAACGGGAATGGTGGCCTCATGGGCTATGCACCTGGAGAAAACATTCCTGCTTGTAGCAGCAGCGGTGGAG GAGCTCCAGCGGGTGTCAGCGATGGTCAGATACTTCAGGCCTGTGCTCTCCCAGAGCCCCCGACAGGAGCCAGTGGCGTTCAGCAGCCAG GTTACTCTCAGGGGAGTGGGATTTCACATTATGCTCATGAAGACAGTCAGCAGGCTTACATGTTAAAGCAAG GAAGGAGCTCCCTCAGCGGCGGCGGAAAGCGGCATAGGCAAGAGGAGGAGGCTCAGAGCATTGGCCCCAAGATGCAGCGACAGAGCGTAAACTAG
- the CRY1 gene encoding cryptochrome-1 isoform X2 produces MGVNAVHWFRKGLRLHDNPALKECIEGADTVRCVYILDPWFAGSSNVGINRWRFLLQCLEDLDANLRKLNSRLFVIRGQPADVFPRLFKEWNIAKLSIEYDSEPFGKERDAAIKKLASEAGVEVIVRISHTLYDLDKIIELNGGQPPLTYKRFQTLISKMEPLATPVDTITPEVMHKCVTPVSDEHDEKYGVPSLEELGFDTDGLPSAVWPGGETEALTRLERHLERKAWVANFERPRMNANSLLASPTGLSPYLRFGCLSCRLFYFKLTDLYKKVKKNSSPPLSLYGQLLWREFFYTAATNNPRFDKMEGNPICVQIPWDRNPEALAKWAEGRTGFPWIDAIMTQLRQEGWIHHLARHAVACFLTRGDLWISWEEGMKVFEELLLDADWSINAGSWMWLSCSSFFQQFFHCYCPVGFGRRTDPNGDYIRRYLPVLRGFPAKYIYDPWNAPESVQKVAKCLIGVNYPKPMVNHAEASRLNIERMKQIYQQLSRYRGLGLLASVPSNPNGNGGLMGYAPGENIPACSSSGGGAPAGVSDGQILQACALPEPPTGASGVQQPGRSSLSGGGKRHRQEEEAQSIGPKMQRQSVN; encoded by the exons ATTTCTGCTACAGTGTCTTGAGGATCTTGATGCCAATCTAAGAAAATTAAATTCTCGTTTGTTTGTAATTCGTGGCCAACCAGCAGATGTGTTTCCTCGACTTTTCAAg GAGTGGAACATCGCTAAGCTTTCTATTGAATATGATTCTGAGCCCTTTGGAAAGGAACGCGATGCAGCTATTAAGAAACTGGCCAGTGAGGCAGGGGTGGAGGTCATCGTACGGATTTCGCACACTCTGTACGACCTCGACAA gatcatagaactgAATGGTGGACAGCCGCCTCTTACGTATAAAAGGTTCCAAACTCTGATCAGCAAAATGGAGCCGTTAGCAACACCGGTGGATACCATAACACCTGAAGTGATGCACAAGTGTGTTACCCCCGTCTCAGATGAACACGATGAGAAGTATGGCGTGCCCTCCCTGGAAGAGCTAG GTTTTGATACAGACGGCTTGCCTTCTGCGGTGTGGCCTGGTGGGGAGACAGAAGCCCTCACACGCTTGGAGAGGCATTTGGAAAGAAAA GCTTGGGTGGCAAACTTTGAAAGACCAAGGATGAACGCAAATTCCCTTCTAGCAAGCCCTACTGGCCTCAGTCCTTACCTGCGCTTTGGCTGTTTGTCATGCCGTCTGTTCTACTTCAAGCTGACAGACCTTTACAAGAAG GTAAAGAAGAACAGCTcgcctcccctctctctttacGGGCAGCTCTTGTGGCGTGAGTTTTTCTACACAGCAGCCACAAACAACCCACGCTTTGATAAAATGGAAGGGAACCCCATCTGCGTTCAGATTCCCTGGGACAGAAACCCCGAGGCGCTAGCCAAGTGGGCTGAAGGCAGGACAGGCTTCCCTTGGATCGATGCTATCATGACCCAGCTGCGTCAGGAGGGCTGGATTCACCATTTGGCCAGACACGCGGTCGCCTGCTTCCTGACTCGAGGGGACCTGTGGATCAGCTGGGAAGAGGGCATGAAG GTTTTCGAAGAGCTGCTGCTCGATGCCGACTGGAGCATCAATGCAGGGAGCTGGATGTGGCTGTCCTGTAGCTCCTTttttcagcagtttttccactgcTATTGTCCCGTCGGTTTCGGTAGGAGAACCGATCCCAATGGAGACTATATCAG ACGCTACCTGCCTGTCCTGAGAGGCTTCCCTGCAAAATATATCTATGATCCCTGGAACGCACCAGAAAGTGTCCAGAAGGTGGCAAAGTGCTTGATCGGCGTGAACTACCCTAAACCGATGGTAAACCATGCCGAGGCCAGCCGTCTGAACATCGAGAGGATGAAGCAGATCTATCAGCAGCTGTCACGATACAGAGGACTGG GCCTTCTTGCTTCTGTGCCCTCCAACCCGAACGGGAATGGTGGCCTCATGGGCTATGCACCTGGAGAAAACATTCCTGCTTGTAGCAGCAGCGGTGGAG GAGCTCCAGCGGGTGTCAGCGATGGTCAGATACTTCAGGCCTGTGCTCTCCCAGAGCCCCCGACAGGAGCCAGTGGCGTTCAGCAGCCAG GAAGGAGCTCCCTCAGCGGCGGCGGAAAGCGGCATAGGCAAGAGGAGGAGGCTCAGAGCATTGGCCCCAAGATGCAGCGACAGAGCGTAAACTAG